In Porites lutea chromosome 1, jaPorLute2.1, whole genome shotgun sequence, a single genomic region encodes these proteins:
- the LOC140930135 gene encoding uncharacterized protein, giving the protein MTDLKVIGVGLGRTGTKSLKQALVVLGFGPCHHMTEVLPDKEHLWQMWKDIFSSSEDKSEKLKEAFRGYVATTDYPGCLFYKEFLQWNPNSKVILTVRDNPDQWIESVRATIFRFKFDDNSARQEFRKSFFAFLAKVHGADPREQETDLRKLYLDWNEELKRSIKKENLLVFNVKEGWGPLCKFLGVPEPEQPFPNLNSKESFQKKYAKVLLAKKD; this is encoded by the coding sequence ATGACAGATTTGAAAGTTATTGGCGTGGGACTGGGTCGTACAGGAACTAAATCCCTAAAGCAAGCACTTGTTGTCTTAGGATTTGGACCCTGCCATCATATGACAGAAGTACTCCCTGATAAAGAGCATTTGTGGCAAATGTGGAAGGATATATTCAGCAGCAGTGAGGACAAGagtgaaaaactgaaagaagcCTTCAGGGGTTATGTGGCTACTACGGATTACCCTGGCTGTTTATTTTACAAAGAGTTCCTTCAGTGGAATCCCAATTCTAAAGTGATCCTTACAGTGCGAGATAATCCTGACCAGTGGATTGAATCTGTACGAGCAACTATTTTTAGGTTCAAATTTGATGACAATTCTGCTCGGCAGGAATTTagaaaatccttttttgcttttctggCAAAAGTTCATGGTGCTGATCCAAGAGAACAAGAAACTGATCTGAGGAAGTTGTATTTGGATTGGAATGAAGAGCTGAAAAGAAGtatcaagaaagaaaatttgttagTTTTTAATGTTAAAGAGGGTTGGGGTCCTCTATGTAAGTTTTTAGGTGTTCCAGAGCCCGAGCAGCCATTTCCTAATTTGAATTCCAAGGAgtctttccaaaaaaaatatgcTAAGGTGCTTTTGGCAAAAAAAGATTGA
- the LOC140951773 gene encoding uncharacterized protein translates to MKSLLIAMCTFAALFHSSFAAAHKGCCSCNKFSKEQEKQIQTLLQNEAGSLRQGMQTMCPKKSTKSNPQWKKVNGENPVCFGVSGDQPGRFTISKEGFVAAFKLVHRSGSVTCEKDKCHGHDSYSSKWGCSTNHSYVGSTPLGTFITTQYKRVLFPREKFIRIKSMNTWYALPGFEPDSDFLVFHDFANPEFLQENQELQLWYGEDLENFNEENNVGQTCADVYAWYL, encoded by the exons ATGAAGAGTTTGCTTATTGCGATGTGCACATTTGCTGCACTGTTTCACTCGTCTTTTGCGGCAGCACATAAAGGCTGTTGCTCGTGCAATAAATTCTCTAAAGAACAAGAAAAGCAGATTCAAACATTGCTCCAGAACGAGGCGGGCTCCCTGAGACAAGGAATGCAGACGATGTGTCCAAAGAAATCAA cTAAATCAAATCCGCAATGGAAGAAAGTTAACGGTGAAAACCCTGTGTGTTTCGGCGTCAGTGGAGACCAGCCAGGCCGCTTTACAATCAGCAAGGAAGGTTTTGTAGCTGCTTTCAAGCTCGTTCACCGAAGTGGCAGTGTGACGTGCGAGAAAGACAAATGCCATGGACACGATTCATACTCCAGCAAATGGGGCTGCTCCACAAATCATTCCTACGTCGGTTCAACGCCTCTTGGAACCTTCATTACTACACAGTACAAACGAGTCCTGTTTCCACGCGAGAAATTTATCCGCATCAAGTCTATGAACACGTGGTACGCACTCCCTGGGTTTGAGCCCGATTCGGATTTTCTGGTGTTTCACGATTTTGCCAATCCAGAGTTCCTTCAAGAAAACCAAGAATTACAGCTGTGGTATGGAGAGGACCTGGAAAATTTCAACGAGGAAAACAATGTAGGCCAGACATGCGCTGATGTGTATGCTTGGTATCTGTGA